The Fusobacterium sp. JB019 genome contains a region encoding:
- the fsa gene encoding fructose-6-phosphate aldolase: MKIFIDTANIEEIKDANDMGVICGVTTNPSLIAREGRDFKQVIGEISQIVDGPISAEVISLEHDKMIEEAIPLSKIHKNIVIKLPMTIEGLKACKKLTEMGIKTNVTLIFTASQALLAARAGATYVSPFLGRLDDIGQNSLELIEDIAKIFKVHDIKSEIIGASIRNPWHVKEIAKRGAHIGTIPYSTIIAMTKHELTNKGIEKFLKDWESLKK; the protein is encoded by the coding sequence TTGAAAATATTTATAGATACAGCTAATATAGAAGAAATAAAAGATGCAAATGATATGGGAGTAATTTGTGGTGTTACAACAAATCCTAGCTTGATTGCAAGAGAAGGAAGAGATTTTAAACAAGTGATAGGAGAAATATCACAAATAGTTGACGGGCCAATAAGTGCAGAAGTTATTTCTTTAGAGCATGATAAAATGATAGAAGAAGCAATTCCTCTTTCAAAAATTCATAAAAATATAGTTATAAAACTTCCAATGACAATTGAAGGTTTAAAAGCTTGTAAAAAATTAACTGAGATGGGGATAAAAACTAATGTAACTTTAATATTTACAGCTAGTCAAGCTTTGCTTGCTGCTAGAGCAGGAGCTACTTATGTGAGTCCTTTCTTAGGAAGGTTAGATGATATTGGACAAAATAGTTTAGAGTTAATAGAAGATATAGCTAAAATATTTAAAGTCCATGATATAAAAAGTGAAATAATAGGAGCAAGTATAAGAAATCCTTGGCATGTGAAGGAAATAGCAAAAAGAGGAGCTCATATAGGAACAATTCCTTATTCAACAATAATTGCTATGACAAAACATGAATTAACTAATAAAGGAATTGAAAAATTTTTAAAAGATTGGGAAAGTTTAAAAAAATAA
- a CDS encoding MalY/PatB family protein, translated as MNSYDEIINRFGTNCAKWDEHKDELGEDILQLAVADMDFRSPKEIINKMLDVVNHGIFGYTILPETYYKSTIDWYKKRHSYTIKKDWILYSPRVGIGANTIVQELTDVGDDIIVNTPAYPTLTEVVLKNNRNLIESPLVLKNNRYEIDFENLEKVVTEKTKIFMLCNPHNPTGRVFTREELLKIVEFCKKYDLYIISDEIHCDLTFPSKKHIPICSVSKEAEGRSIICSSITKTFNVPGVITSNLIIPNKEIREKILIAFDKAVIHNPNIFGAAITEVAYNDCEYWLNDTMEYIIENRNYLKEYLEKYIPKLKLIDAEGTYLAWIDFKETNIEDAELQKLFIEKARVNVYMGNHFGEVGKGYIRVNLATPRKNIETFLNNIEKYLK; from the coding sequence ATGAATAGTTATGATGAGATAATAAATAGATTTGGAACAAATTGTGCAAAGTGGGATGAACATAAAGATGAATTAGGAGAAGATATATTACAGTTAGCAGTCGCAGATATGGATTTTAGATCACCTAAAGAAATTATTAATAAAATGTTAGATGTTGTAAATCATGGTATTTTTGGATATACAATTTTACCAGAGACTTATTATAAGTCAACAATAGACTGGTATAAAAAAAGACATAGTTACACAATAAAAAAAGACTGGATATTATATTCACCTAGAGTTGGGATAGGTGCAAATACTATTGTTCAAGAATTAACAGACGTGGGAGATGACATTATAGTAAATACTCCTGCCTACCCTACATTAACAGAAGTTGTTTTGAAAAATAATAGAAATTTAATTGAAAGTCCACTAGTATTAAAAAATAATAGATATGAGATAGATTTTGAAAATCTAGAAAAAGTTGTAACTGAAAAAACAAAAATATTCATGCTTTGTAATCCTCATAATCCTACAGGAAGAGTTTTTACAAGAGAAGAATTATTGAAAATAGTTGAATTTTGTAAAAAATATGATTTATATATTATATCAGATGAGATACATTGTGATTTAACTTTCCCATCTAAAAAACATATTCCAATATGTAGTGTATCTAAAGAAGCAGAGGGAAGAAGTATAATTTGCAGTTCTATTACGAAAACTTTTAATGTTCCAGGTGTTATAACTTCTAACTTAATTATTCCAAATAAAGAGATTAGAGAAAAAATATTAATAGCTTTTGATAAAGCTGTAATCCATAATCCTAATATATTCGGGGCAGCTATCACAGAGGTAGCATATAATGATTGTGAATATTGGTTAAATGACACAATGGAATATATTATAGAAAACAGAAATTATTTGAAGGAATATTTAGAAAAATATATTCCAAAATTAAAATTAATTGATGCTGAAGGAACTTATTTAGCTTGGATTGATTTTAAAGAAACAAATATAGAAGATGCTGAGCTTCAAAAATTATTTATAGAAAAAGCAAGAGTAAATGTATATATGGGAAATCATTTTGGAGAAGTTGGGAAAGGTTATATAAGAGTTAATCTAGCAACTCCTAGAAAAAATATAGAAACTTTCTTAAATAATATAGAAAAATATTTAAAATAA
- the nhaC gene encoding Na+/H+ antiporter NhaC, whose translation MKKKPSFLQAVIPIISMILLLGVGYGVYGLRAEVLMLISAGIAGIIAIHLGYTWEDIMNSIVGKLSKTMPAILILIIVGVLIGSWMLGGTIPMMVYYGLKIINPKFIVITSFVVTAFVSLCTGTSWGSAGTIGVALMGVAAGMGMPLPIVAGAVVSGAYFGDKMSPLSDTTNLAPIAAGTSLYEHIGHMIFTTGPAFILSSIVYIIVGLKIPVSEMATPEKVGVILSTLDKMFTWNPLIILPPVLVLYGSFKKKPTIPVMLISSSIALFNGIVFQKFTLQQAFESTISGFNISMISGIDSSSVIADIPRLLNRGGMNSMLGTVLIAFCAYGFAGTISVNGSLDIVLERVLKSVKSTGSLILATLVSCFTAVCVTSNGQLSILIPGEMFKNSYLARKLDPKNLSRTLEDGATVIEPLVPWTAAGMYMATTLGVPTLEYLPWAILCYSGCIFATIWGYTGKFIAKIDESDERYQEYLKEHEKIK comes from the coding sequence ATGAAAAAGAAACCAAGTTTTTTACAGGCAGTGATACCAATTATTTCAATGATATTATTATTAGGAGTTGGTTATGGGGTTTATGGATTAAGAGCAGAGGTGTTAATGTTAATATCTGCAGGAATAGCAGGTATTATAGCAATTCATTTAGGTTATACTTGGGAAGATATTATGAATTCAATAGTTGGAAAACTTTCAAAAACAATGCCAGCAATATTAATCCTTATAATTGTTGGAGTTTTAATAGGAAGTTGGATGCTAGGTGGAACAATTCCAATGATGGTATATTACGGACTTAAAATAATAAATCCTAAGTTTATAGTTATCACTTCATTTGTAGTAACTGCATTTGTATCCCTTTGTACTGGAACTTCATGGGGAAGTGCTGGGACAATAGGGGTTGCTCTTATGGGAGTAGCAGCAGGAATGGGAATGCCACTTCCAATAGTTGCAGGTGCAGTAGTTTCTGGAGCATATTTTGGAGATAAAATGTCACCTTTATCAGACACAACTAATCTAGCTCCAATAGCAGCAGGAACAAGTTTATATGAACATATTGGGCACATGATATTTACAACAGGTCCAGCATTTATTTTATCATCTATTGTTTATATAATAGTAGGATTAAAAATACCAGTTTCAGAAATGGCAACACCAGAAAAAGTAGGAGTGATATTATCAACATTAGATAAAATGTTCACATGGAATCCTTTAATTATATTACCTCCAGTATTAGTATTATATGGTTCTTTTAAGAAAAAACCAACTATTCCAGTAATGCTTATATCAAGTTCTATAGCATTATTTAATGGAATTGTTTTCCAAAAGTTTACTTTACAACAAGCTTTTGAATCAACAATAAGTGGATTTAATATTTCTATGATTTCAGGAATAGATTCATCATCAGTAATAGCAGATATTCCAAGATTATTAAATAGAGGTGGAATGAATTCAATGCTTGGAACAGTATTAATAGCTTTTTGTGCCTATGGATTTGCAGGAACAATATCTGTAAACGGATCTTTAGATATAGTTTTAGAAAGAGTTTTGAAAAGTGTAAAATCAACAGGAAGTTTAATACTTGCAACTTTGGTTTCTTGTTTCACTGCAGTATGTGTTACATCTAATGGACAATTATCAATATTAATTCCTGGTGAAATGTTTAAGAATAGTTATTTAGCAAGAAAACTAGATCCTAAAAATTTATCAAGAACTTTAGAAGATGGAGCTACAGTTATAGAACCATTAGTACCTTGGACAGCAGCAGGTATGTATATGGCAACAACTTTAGGAGTTCCAACTTTAGAATATTTACCTTGGGCAATATTATGTTATTCTGGTTGTATATTTGCAACTATCTGGGGATATACAGGTAAATTTATAGCTAAAATAGATGAATCAGATGAAAGATATCAAGAATATTTAAAAGAACATGAAAAAATAAAATAG
- the xylB gene encoding xylulokinase, which produces MYIGIDIGTSSVKTLLMDSLGEVVRTSSREYPLIFVKDGWIEQHPSDWYEKTIESLKELVVGYEDKIKAISFSGQMHGLVVLDENDKVIRPAMLWCDQRTEKECKYLNNDIGKKKLISLTGNIALTGFTLPKILWMKNNELDKFNKISKIMLPKDYIAYKLSGNFATDVSDASGTLMLDVKNRKWSCEMLKIAGIDESKLPKVYESYESIGTLTKKISDELGLNENIKIVIGGGDQAIGAVGLGVVSEENLSVSLGTSGVVFSNSDEYTFDDEARVHSFCNSASKYHQMGVILSAASSLKWWVENINKTDDYKALMEEASKSENESIYFMPYLVGERTPHNDSNIRGSFVGLSAIDTRGDMTKAVLEGVSFALRDSYEILKEMKVKGNVIRLSGGGAKNKLWREIISNVFNLKVEILNSIEGPAFGASIIAAVGDEKYDNVKMACDSLIKVTEEIFPNEEKSKKYNEKYNKFKQLYPMMCEFYK; this is translated from the coding sequence ATGTATATTGGAATAGATATAGGAACTTCATCAGTTAAAACTTTGCTAATGGATTCTCTTGGAGAAGTTGTAAGAACATCTTCAAGGGAATACCCCCTTATTTTTGTAAAGGATGGTTGGATAGAACAACATCCTAGTGACTGGTATGAAAAAACTATTGAATCTTTAAAGGAATTAGTGGTTGGTTATGAAGATAAGATAAAAGCAATAAGTTTTAGTGGGCAAATGCATGGCCTTGTTGTTTTAGATGAAAATGATAAGGTTATTAGACCTGCAATGCTTTGGTGTGATCAAAGAACTGAAAAAGAATGTAAATATTTAAATAATGATATAGGAAAGAAGAAATTAATAAGTTTAACAGGAAATATTGCACTTACAGGATTTACTCTTCCTAAAATACTTTGGATGAAAAATAATGAACTAGATAAATTTAACAAAATATCAAAAATAATGCTTCCTAAAGACTATATTGCATATAAGTTAAGTGGTAATTTTGCAACAGATGTAAGTGATGCATCTGGAACATTGATGTTAGATGTTAAAAATAGAAAATGGTCATGTGAAATGTTAAAAATAGCTGGTATAGATGAAAGTAAACTACCAAAGGTATACGAATCTTATGAAAGTATAGGAACTTTAACAAAGAAAATATCAGATGAGCTAGGATTAAATGAAAATATTAAAATAGTTATAGGTGGTGGAGATCAAGCTATTGGGGCTGTTGGACTTGGGGTTGTGAGTGAAGAAAATTTATCAGTTTCACTTGGGACATCAGGTGTAGTTTTTTCAAATAGTGATGAATATACATTTGATGATGAGGCTAGGGTACATTCTTTTTGCAATTCAGCTTCTAAATATCATCAAATGGGAGTAATACTTTCTGCTGCATCATCTTTAAAATGGTGGGTTGAAAATATAAATAAAACTGATGACTACAAAGCTTTAATGGAAGAAGCTAGTAAATCAGAAAATGAGAGCATATACTTCATGCCTTATCTAGTTGGAGAAAGAACTCCTCATAATGATTCTAATATAAGAGGATCTTTTGTTGGTCTTAGTGCAATTGATACAAGAGGAGATATGACAAAGGCTGTTTTAGAAGGAGTAAGTTTTGCTTTAAGAGATTCTTATGAAATATTAAAAGAGATGAAAGTTAAAGGAAATGTTATTAGGCTTAGTGGAGGGGGAGCTAAAAATAAATTATGGAGAGAAATAATTTCTAATGTTTTTAATTTAAAAGTAGAAATTTTAAATTCTATAGAAGGTCCAGCCTTTGGAGCAAGTATAATAGCAGCTGTTGGAGATGAAAAATATGATAATGTGAAAATGGCTTGTGATTCCTTAATCAAAGTTACTGAAGAAATATTTCCAAATGAAGAGAAATCAAAAAAATATAATGAAAAATATAACAAGTTTAAGCAACTGTATCCGATGATGTGTGAATTTTATAAATAA
- the xylA gene encoding xylose isomerase, with protein sequence MEFFKGIDKIKYEGSKSINALSFKYYNPEEVVLGKKMKEHLKFAMSYWHTLTGGGMDPFGEQTIIRSWDALNPMEKAKARVKAGFEFMEKLGIEYFCFHDKDIAPEADTLEEYFKNLDEIVDEIEKEMKRTGIRLLWGTSNMFSNKRFVHGAATTCNADVFAWGAAQVKKALEITKRLNGSGYVFWGGREGYETLLNTDMGLELDNLARMLTFAKEYANEIGFEGQFYIEPKPKEPTKHQYDFDSGTVIGFLRKYNLDKDFKLNIEANHATLAGHTFQHELRVARTNNMLGSIDANMGDTLLGWDTDQFPTNIYDSTLAMYEVLMDGGFKEGGLNFDAKLRRASIDVEDMFFAYIAGMDTFAKGLQVAAKLYEDQVLENIIKERYSSFDTGIGKKIVNKEVGLKELSDYALGLKEIKNTSGNQEKLEMILNQYILG encoded by the coding sequence ATGGAATTTTTTAAAGGAATAGATAAAATAAAATATGAAGGCAGTAAGAGTATAAATGCATTATCTTTTAAATACTATAATCCTGAAGAAGTTGTATTAGGGAAAAAGATGAAGGAACATTTGAAATTTGCAATGTCATATTGGCATACCCTAACAGGTGGAGGAATGGATCCATTTGGAGAACAAACTATTATTAGAAGCTGGGATGCTTTAAATCCTATGGAAAAAGCAAAGGCTAGAGTTAAAGCAGGATTTGAATTTATGGAAAAATTAGGAATTGAATATTTTTGTTTTCATGACAAAGATATAGCTCCTGAGGCTGATACTTTAGAGGAATATTTTAAAAATTTAGATGAAATAGTTGATGAGATAGAAAAAGAAATGAAAAGAACAGGAATAAGACTTTTATGGGGGACATCTAATATGTTTTCAAATAAAAGATTTGTTCACGGAGCGGCAACTACTTGTAATGCAGATGTTTTTGCATGGGGAGCAGCTCAAGTTAAAAAAGCATTAGAGATTACCAAAAGATTAAATGGTTCTGGTTATGTCTTCTGGGGTGGAAGAGAAGGATATGAAACTTTATTAAATACAGACATGGGTCTAGAATTAGATAATTTAGCTAGAATGTTAACTTTTGCAAAGGAATATGCAAATGAAATTGGATTTGAAGGTCAGTTCTATATAGAACCGAAACCAAAAGAACCAACAAAACATCAGTATGATTTTGATTCAGGAACTGTAATTGGATTTTTAAGAAAATATAATTTAGATAAAGATTTTAAATTAAATATAGAGGCAAATCATGCAACTCTTGCAGGACATACTTTTCAACATGAATTAAGAGTGGCAAGAACAAATAATATGCTTGGAAGTATTGATGCTAATATGGGAGATACTCTTTTAGGTTGGGATACAGATCAATTCCCTACAAATATTTATGATTCAACACTTGCTATGTATGAAGTGTTAATGGATGGTGGATTTAAAGAGGGCGGACTTAATTTTGATGCTAAATTGAGAAGAGCTTCAATTGATGTTGAAGATATGTTCTTTGCTTATATAGCTGGAATGGATACTTTTGCAAAGGGATTACAAGTTGCAGCAAAACTATATGAAGATCAAGTTTTGGAAAATATAATAAAAGAAAGATACTCTAGTTTTGATACTGGAATAGGTAAGAAAATAGTAAATAAAGAGGTTGGATTAAAGGAACTTTCTGATTATGCTCTAGGTTTAAAAGAAATAAAAAATACTTCTGGAAACCAAGAAAAATTAGAAATGATATTAAATCAATATATCTTAGGATAG
- a CDS encoding ROK family protein yields the protein MNNLIYQKKEKFKNINRAYSYIAKNNIFTKKELSTSLNVSFPTATKIINILLEKEIIVDSGFSNENIKRKALLYKYNPNSFYSIGIKVELHSISFILINLSGIEIKKTVIVKEFFNDNNFVSYISEQLKMFLLNFEYKNKIIGIGISLSGIVNNDKKIFEIGTNFNIFAKNFDILEETFNLPVYLINEANAGAMGEFFLNETGDFNNLAFISIESGIGAGIILNGNLYSGSTSKAGEFGHFTVELNGRACNCGNHGCLETYCSNEALIKSFEEEFNFKNLSFVEIFSKKLYEKEKGKKILDEYTTYLASSIRSLLFLLDLDKIIIGGLIANYKNIIEEALTKKIFNNIFFKNNNILEFSNYGDFSNLIGAAFLPVSHFLEKLEK from the coding sequence ATGAATAATTTAATTTATCAGAAAAAAGAAAAGTTTAAAAATATAAATAGAGCCTACAGTTATATTGCTAAAAACAATATATTTACAAAAAAAGAACTATCTACTTCTCTAAATGTTAGTTTTCCAACAGCGACTAAAATAATAAATATTCTTTTAGAAAAAGAAATTATAGTTGATAGTGGTTTTTCAAATGAAAATATAAAAAGAAAGGCACTTTTATATAAATATAATCCAAATTCTTTTTATTCAATAGGAATAAAAGTAGAACTTCATTCTATTAGTTTTATATTAATAAATCTAAGTGGAATAGAAATAAAAAAAACTGTTATTGTTAAAGAATTTTTCAATGATAACAATTTTGTGTCATATATAAGCGAGCAACTAAAAATGTTCTTATTGAATTTTGAATATAAAAATAAAATAATAGGAATAGGAATTTCCCTTTCTGGGATAGTTAATAATGATAAGAAAATTTTTGAAATAGGAACAAATTTTAATATATTTGCTAAAAACTTTGATATTTTAGAAGAAACTTTTAATTTACCAGTTTATTTAATAAATGAAGCTAACGCTGGTGCTATGGGAGAGTTCTTTTTAAACGAAACTGGTGATTTTAATAACTTAGCTTTTATTTCTATTGAATCTGGAATAGGAGCAGGAATAATATTAAATGGAAATCTTTATTCAGGATCAACATCTAAGGCTGGAGAGTTTGGACATTTCACAGTGGAATTAAATGGAAGAGCTTGTAACTGTGGAAATCACGGATGTCTTGAGACTTATTGTTCTAATGAAGCTTTAATTAAAAGCTTTGAAGAAGAATTTAATTTTAAAAATTTATCATTTGTGGAAATATTTTCTAAAAAATTATACGAAAAAGAAAAAGGAAAGAAAATCTTAGATGAATATACAACTTATCTTGCATCAAGTATTAGAAGTCTTCTCTTCTTACTTGATTTAGATAAAATTATTATTGGAGGCCTTATAGCTAACTATAAAAATATAATAGAAGAAGCTCTTACAAAAAAAATATTCAATAATATATTTTTTAAAAACAATAATATCTTAGAATTTTCAAATTATGGTGATTTTTCTAATTTAATTGGAGCTGCATTTTTACCTGTAAGTCATTTTTTAGAAAAGCTAGAAAAATAG
- a CDS encoding oligosaccharide flippase family protein, which yields MFLKKVYKGMLINFICTFIPCIISFIVNKYFVEFMGIEYLGLMRLFTQLLAYLGIVEMGLGSASAYSLYKPLAEKDYRRLNIVISTISSLYKKIAFFILIMGLVLVPFLKFFIKDINITNMIILYWILYLTNTVLNYLFIKYNILFTANQEYNFVRVVQASTRILSQILKIYVILRYKSFLLFISCILLETGIQYLLFKKYYNKNYSFIKKTKIRDKIIVKNLKNLFFHRIGELVVFNTDLILISKFISLKTVGVYASYRMLIKLLKMSLNVITGVLSPMIGRFVAIHSDEENFNLWKKINIVYVFMGVIGTYCFYELSTDFVIIWIGKENTFIKETVFLLSVNLYIIFIRCITEKFKNSYGFFDDIQLPILESILNFSVSLILVIKIGLNGVIIGTIVSDIFVILILKPILVFKRCFKKSIGCYARLYLNYIFLSIISILLVSNIVNKYFDKNISDFYDWTLKGFEIFILTTIISLLIFLSNNDFRKGIKNIFKDIFKEIKK from the coding sequence ATGTTCTTAAAAAAAGTATATAAGGGTATGCTTATTAATTTTATATGTACATTTATTCCTTGTATTATAAGTTTTATAGTAAATAAATATTTTGTAGAATTTATGGGAATTGAATATTTAGGATTAATGAGATTATTTACTCAACTTCTAGCATATTTAGGTATTGTTGAGATGGGATTAGGATCTGCTTCAGCCTATTCTTTATATAAACCTCTTGCTGAAAAAGATTATAGAAGATTAAACATAGTTATATCTACAATATCTAGTTTATATAAAAAAATAGCCTTTTTTATTTTAATTATGGGATTAGTTTTAGTTCCATTTTTAAAATTTTTTATAAAAGATATAAATATAACTAATATGATAATTTTATATTGGATATTATACTTAACTAATACAGTATTAAATTATTTATTTATAAAATATAATATATTATTTACAGCTAATCAAGAATATAATTTTGTTAGAGTAGTTCAGGCTTCAACTAGGATTTTAAGTCAAATATTGAAGATTTATGTTATTTTAAGATATAAATCATTTTTATTATTTATTAGTTGTATATTACTTGAGACTGGAATTCAATATTTATTATTTAAAAAATACTATAATAAAAATTATTCTTTTATAAAAAAAACAAAGATAAGGGACAAAATTATAGTGAAAAATTTAAAAAATTTGTTTTTTCATAGAATTGGAGAATTAGTAGTTTTTAATACAGATTTAATATTAATATCAAAATTTATATCCTTGAAAACAGTAGGGGTATATGCAAGTTATCGTATGCTAATAAAATTACTTAAAATGAGCTTAAATGTTATAACAGGAGTCTTATCTCCAATGATTGGTAGATTTGTAGCAATACATTCAGATGAAGAAAATTTTAATTTATGGAAAAAAATAAATATAGTTTATGTATTTATGGGAGTTATAGGAACGTATTGTTTTTATGAACTATCCACTGATTTTGTTATTATTTGGATAGGAAAGGAAAACACTTTTATTAAAGAAACTGTATTTTTATTAAGTGTAAATTTATATATAATATTTATAAGATGTATAACTGAGAAATTTAAAAATTCTTATGGATTTTTTGATGATATACAATTACCTATATTAGAAAGTATATTAAATTTTTCTGTTTCTTTGATATTAGTTATAAAGATAGGACTAAATGGAGTAATAATAGGGACAATTGTTTCTGATATATTTGTAATATTGATATTAAAACCAATACTAGTATTTAAAAGATGCTTTAAAAAAAGTATAGGTTGTTATGCAAGATTATATTTAAACTATATTTTTCTTTCAATAATATCAATATTATTGGTTAGTAATATTGTAAATAAATATTTTGATAAAAATATAAGTGATTTTTACGACTGGACTTTAAAGGGTTTTGAGATATTTATATTAACAACTATTATATCACTTCTAATTTTTTTATCAAATAATGATTTTAGAAAGGGAATTAAAAATATTTTTAAGGATATATTTAAAGAAATTAAAAAATAA